In the genome of Hymenobacter taeanensis, one region contains:
- a CDS encoding helix-turn-helix domain-containing protein, with the protein MQLPLTPLVVVLFAVIAQAVFAAGLLWFARHNRLPNRFLALLMLSIALWLLDGLFRVGNIYAQNPNWYFAPIYYSLGFGPLLYFYVRSLVNHDFRLRPQYFWHFVPVLAQALLYGCLRIQTYETRNWFWQHVHRPFTYRLEFLGTWLSLIIYLGLSLRLLGQYRRWLADNFSETSQLRLLWLRTLLMLVALVSAQWLLELVLREFFGLYYSYDYSTELLGGVVFLIGVVGLRQADMQAIHFEPATQLAERAEALGGLPTTAPEARSNETARPVERPVAVAPAEPEVAPKAAVDEAAVARIRWALEEEKLYLNPTLTLAELSAHTGLAPRLISFTVNNGFGQSFNDLVNRYRVAEVKRRLRTPDAQRLTLLGIALDSGFNSKTTFNRIFKQFTGYAPRDYPLA; encoded by the coding sequence ATGCAGCTGCCGCTTACGCCCCTGGTTGTTGTTCTGTTTGCCGTGATAGCGCAGGCCGTATTTGCGGCGGGGTTGCTCTGGTTTGCGCGCCACAACCGGCTGCCCAACCGTTTTCTGGCGCTGCTTATGCTCAGTATTGCGCTATGGCTGCTGGATGGGCTATTTCGGGTGGGGAATATCTATGCGCAGAACCCCAACTGGTATTTTGCCCCTATCTATTACTCGCTCGGGTTTGGCCCCCTGCTATATTTCTACGTTCGCAGCCTGGTAAACCATGATTTCCGGCTGCGGCCGCAATACTTCTGGCATTTTGTGCCGGTGCTGGCGCAGGCCTTGTTGTATGGGTGCTTGCGGATACAGACCTACGAAACCCGCAACTGGTTCTGGCAGCACGTGCACCGGCCGTTTACCTACCGCCTGGAGTTTCTGGGCACCTGGTTGTCGCTGATAATCTACCTGGGGCTGAGCTTGCGTCTGCTAGGCCAGTACCGCCGCTGGCTAGCCGATAATTTCTCCGAAACCTCCCAGCTGCGCCTGTTGTGGCTGCGCACGTTGCTGATGTTGGTAGCACTTGTGAGTGCGCAATGGCTATTGGAGTTGGTACTCCGGGAGTTTTTCGGGCTATATTATAGCTATGACTACTCCACCGAGCTGCTGGGAGGAGTGGTGTTTCTGATTGGCGTGGTAGGCCTGCGGCAAGCCGATATGCAAGCCATCCATTTTGAGCCGGCTACCCAGTTGGCTGAGAGAGCAGAAGCCCTAGGCGGTCTGCCGACAACCGCCCCGGAAGCGCGCAGCAACGAAACGGCTAGGCCAGTTGAGAGGCCTGTGGCTGTAGCACCAGCAGAGCCAGAAGTAGCGCCAAAAGCCGCCGTAGATGAGGCCGCGGTGGCGCGCATCCGGTGGGCGCTGGAAGAAGAGAAGCTTTACCTGAATCCCACACTTACCCTGGCCGAGCTGTCGGCCCACACTGGCCTAGCGCCCCGCCTGATTTCTTTTACCGTCAACAACGGCTTCGGCCAATCCTTCAATGACTTGGTCAATAGGTACCGCGTGGCGGAAGTGAAGCGGCGCCTACGTACCCCCGACGCCCAGCGCCTCACGCTACTGGGTATTGCGTTGGATAGCGGCTTCAATTCTAAAACCACATTCAACCGCATCTTCAAACAGTTCACCGGCTACGCTCCGCGCGACTACCCCCTGGCCTAG
- a CDS encoding AraC family transcriptional regulator — MLSHDILRNLRIRHQRRQMLRPEEELGQSVTPEKIVSASGRLIACPQRTSSPHYLFTSFMKPPGLPVFTLESFPQNRPHRPWYLERLERHVANFPGISQPHSHNFYLLLYVTQGHGTHTIDLVTYDLQPGSLFFMTPGQVHHWDLSEDAQGYVVFFEAEFYLFRYPGSRLYYYPFFTSAYSPVLHLGATDASIGPLIERMWAEDTTPAPQQDEVFRSYLHICLELAARHYHAPPATAPDEPRHAQQILREFGLLLNEHFRTQRSVQHYADLLHISPNHLNALCRRQLGKTASALIQERVLVEAHRLLRHTAATVGQVADALGFEDASYFSRYFRKHTGYSPGEVMR; from the coding sequence TTGCTCTCGCACGATATCCTGCGCAACCTGCGCATCAGGCATCAGCGCAGGCAAATGCTTCGGCCAGAAGAGGAGCTAGGCCAGTCGGTTACGCCTGAGAAGATCGTCTCAGCGTCAGGAAGACTTATTGCTTGCCCCCAACGCACCTCATCACCCCATTACCTCTTTACCTCCTTCATGAAACCACCTGGCCTTCCGGTTTTCACCCTCGAATCGTTTCCGCAGAACCGGCCGCACCGCCCCTGGTACCTGGAGCGGCTGGAGCGGCACGTGGCCAACTTCCCCGGCATCAGTCAGCCGCACTCCCACAACTTCTACCTGCTGCTTTACGTCACGCAGGGCCACGGCACGCACACCATTGACCTGGTAACCTACGACCTGCAGCCGGGCAGCCTGTTTTTCATGACGCCGGGCCAGGTGCACCACTGGGATCTCTCCGAGGATGCGCAAGGCTACGTGGTGTTTTTTGAGGCCGAGTTCTACCTGTTCCGCTACCCTGGCTCCCGCCTTTACTACTACCCATTTTTCACGTCTGCGTACTCTCCCGTCTTGCACCTGGGCGCTACCGATGCGTCTATTGGGCCCCTTATTGAACGGATGTGGGCTGAAGACACCACGCCGGCTCCGCAGCAAGACGAGGTATTCAGGTCTTACCTGCACATTTGCCTGGAGCTGGCCGCCCGCCACTACCACGCGCCGCCCGCCACCGCGCCCGATGAGCCCCGGCACGCGCAACAAATACTGCGTGAGTTTGGGCTGCTCCTCAATGAGCACTTCCGCACCCAGCGCAGCGTGCAGCACTACGCCGATCTGCTCCACATCTCGCCTAACCACCTCAACGCCCTCTGCCGGCGCCAGCTGGGCAAAACTGCCAGCGCGCTTATTCAGGAGCGGGTACTGGTAGAAGCTCACCGCCTGCTCCGCCACACCGCAGCCACTGTAGGCCAGGTAGCCGACGCCCTGGGGTTTGAAGATGCCTCCTACTTCAGCCGCTACTTCCGTAAGCACACCGGGTACTCGCCGGGGGAGGTGATGAGGTAA
- a CDS encoding alpha-amylase family glycosyl hydrolase: MSTASFRLLSVLLLGLLAACSGSENAATAPCDVPLPEAYTIRHPAWADSASIYEVNIRQYTPEGTFRAFEAHLPRLQKMGVGILWLMPVQPIGQLNRKGTLGSQYSIQDYRAVNPEFGNLDDLRHLVNEAHKRGMHVILDWVANHTSWDSKLSKEHPEWFTKSKQGQFQPPVSDWQDVIDLDYSKPELRRYMQESMAYWVREVGFDGFRCDVAGLVPTDFWNDTRQRLEKIKPVFMLAEWDELFPPTFLKREDFNPETKLLEQAFDMTYGLRLHALLDSIANNKKPVAALDKYLADERRRYPAQVYLMNFTTSHDINSWDGSEYERVGANAQPLAVLAALLPGMPMVYSGQEAALKKRLRFFDKDTIDWRGYPLQDFYTRLLQLKKRHPALRNGDACSEFERLPASTDRQVVVFVRRKGETGVVVATNLSRLPHEITMRTLGPGVYRELFSEQVLKLGSGSRVLLPPHSYRVYERLPDQK, encoded by the coding sequence ATGTCAACCGCCTCTTTTCGTCTGCTCAGCGTTTTACTGCTAGGCCTGTTAGCCGCTTGTTCCGGCTCAGAAAACGCCGCCACTGCGCCCTGCGATGTGCCCCTGCCGGAGGCCTACACCATTCGCCACCCCGCCTGGGCCGACTCTGCCAGTATTTACGAGGTCAACATCCGGCAGTACACGCCCGAAGGCACGTTTCGGGCGTTTGAGGCCCACCTGCCGCGCTTGCAGAAAATGGGGGTGGGCATTTTGTGGCTGATGCCGGTGCAGCCCATTGGCCAGCTTAACCGCAAGGGCACCCTGGGCAGCCAATACTCCATTCAGGATTACCGCGCCGTAAACCCCGAGTTTGGCAATCTAGATGACCTGCGCCACCTCGTTAACGAGGCCCACAAACGGGGCATGCACGTTATTCTTGACTGGGTGGCCAACCACACCAGCTGGGACAGCAAGCTCTCAAAAGAGCACCCTGAGTGGTTCACCAAGAGCAAGCAAGGCCAGTTTCAGCCCCCCGTTTCTGACTGGCAAGATGTTATTGACCTTGATTACAGCAAGCCCGAACTACGCCGATACATGCAGGAAAGCATGGCCTACTGGGTGCGCGAAGTCGGGTTTGATGGTTTCCGGTGCGATGTGGCCGGACTGGTGCCCACCGATTTTTGGAACGACACCCGCCAGCGGCTAGAGAAGATTAAGCCGGTATTTATGCTGGCGGAGTGGGACGAGCTGTTTCCGCCCACCTTCCTGAAGCGCGAAGACTTCAACCCCGAGACCAAACTGCTGGAGCAGGCTTTCGACATGACCTATGGCCTGCGCCTGCACGCGCTGCTCGATAGCATTGCCAACAATAAAAAGCCCGTAGCCGCCCTCGATAAGTACCTGGCCGATGAGCGCCGCCGCTACCCCGCTCAGGTGTACCTGATGAACTTCACCACCTCCCACGACATCAACAGCTGGGATGGCTCGGAATATGAGCGCGTGGGCGCCAATGCCCAACCCCTGGCCGTGCTGGCCGCCCTGCTGCCGGGCATGCCCATGGTGTATAGCGGCCAGGAAGCGGCGCTGAAAAAGCGGCTCCGCTTTTTTGACAAGGATACCATTGACTGGCGCGGCTACCCACTGCAGGATTTCTATACCCGCCTGCTGCAGCTTAAAAAGCGCCACCCCGCCCTGCGCAACGGCGACGCCTGCAGCGAGTTTGAGCGCCTGCCCGCCAGCACCGACCGGCAAGTGGTGGTATTCGTGCGGCGCAAGGGCGAAACCGGTGTGGTGGTGGCCACCAACCTCAGCCGCCTTCCTCATGAAATCACGATGCGCACCCTGGGGCCAGGCGTGTACCGGGAGTTGTTTAGTGAGCAGGTGCTGAAGCTGGGCTCGGGCTCGCGGGTGCTGCTGCCGCCCCACAGCTACCGGGTATATGAGCGCCTGCCAGATCAGAAGTAA
- a CDS encoding FAD:protein FMN transferase has product MRTSFGPFKLVYSALGQLLVLGWLLVASGAAFAQAPAGKARNFTRNARLMGSHFSFTAVSKDDSLAWRAIRAGIRETQRIDRLFSYWDSTSQITQVNRQAGIKPVVVDQEVYDLIQRTLKLSALSNGAFDITFAGGEKIYKFDRKEHAGLPAPEVVKASVARIDYRKVLLDPATHSVMLQDKGMRMNLAGILQGYGVRKAQALMRQMGIQGGLINGSGDVSCWGRQSDGSLWRIAIGDPVYPQSVSSWLTVTDVAVVTAGNYEQYFTVQGKYYGHIIDPHTGYPATGLRSVTIICPDVELADGLDEVVFVKGPEEGLAFINKLKGVDCTLITNDGRTLASRGMAVNYYSTQQPQTAAAPTP; this is encoded by the coding sequence ATGCGCACCTCTTTTGGCCCCTTTAAGTTGGTTTATAGTGCCCTAGGCCAGTTACTGGTACTGGGCTGGTTGTTGGTAGCCAGCGGTGCGGCCTTTGCTCAGGCCCCGGCCGGTAAAGCGCGCAACTTTACCCGCAATGCCCGCCTGATGGGCTCTCACTTCAGTTTCACGGCCGTATCGAAGGATGATTCCCTGGCTTGGCGCGCCATCCGGGCCGGCATTCGGGAAACGCAGCGCATCGACCGGCTTTTTTCCTATTGGGATTCCACCTCCCAAATTACCCAGGTAAACCGCCAGGCGGGCATCAAGCCAGTGGTGGTAGACCAGGAAGTGTACGACCTGATTCAGCGCACCCTAAAGCTTTCGGCGCTCAGCAATGGGGCCTTCGATATTACGTTTGCCGGCGGCGAGAAAATCTACAAGTTTGACCGCAAGGAGCACGCTGGCCTCCCGGCCCCGGAAGTGGTGAAAGCCTCGGTGGCCCGCATCGACTACCGGAAGGTGCTGCTGGACCCCGCCACCCACTCCGTGATGCTCCAGGACAAGGGTATGCGCATGAACCTGGCGGGCATTCTGCAGGGCTATGGCGTGCGCAAGGCCCAGGCCCTTATGCGGCAAATGGGCATTCAGGGCGGCCTCATCAATGGCTCCGGCGACGTATCGTGCTGGGGGCGGCAGAGTGATGGCTCGCTGTGGCGCATTGCCATTGGCGACCCCGTCTACCCGCAGTCTGTTTCCTCCTGGCTCACCGTGACGGATGTGGCCGTGGTGACGGCCGGCAACTACGAGCAGTATTTCACGGTGCAGGGCAAGTATTACGGCCACATCATTGATCCGCACACCGGCTACCCCGCCACGGGCCTTCGCTCCGTCACCATCATCTGCCCCGATGTGGAGCTGGCCGACGGCCTCGATGAAGTGGTGTTTGTGAAAGGACCAGAAGAAGGGCTGGCCTTCATCAACAAGCTCAAGGGCGTTGACTGCACCCTCATTACCAACGATGGCCGCACTCTGGCCTCCCGGGGCATGGCGGTTAATTACTACTCCACGCAACAACCGCAGACCGCTGCGGCCCCTACTCCATGA
- a CDS encoding thioredoxin family protein produces the protein MRFLLVLLISLLAGFTGQAQTTAVTWNANLTQALQQAKATNKPILAVFSGSDWCKPCIMLKQEVFDQPEFQKFAQEKLVLARFDFPRSKKNKLPAEQTKLNEAAAAQFNKEGSFPLVVLISPEGKVLAKTGYRPGGPAAYDAYLSQLLTKR, from the coding sequence ATGCGTTTTCTGCTCGTTTTATTGATTTCACTGCTGGCTGGTTTCACGGGTCAGGCTCAAACAACCGCCGTGACCTGGAATGCCAACCTAACCCAGGCGCTGCAACAGGCCAAAGCTACCAATAAGCCTATCCTGGCGGTATTTTCAGGTTCCGATTGGTGCAAGCCCTGCATCATGCTTAAACAGGAGGTATTCGATCAGCCGGAGTTTCAGAAGTTTGCCCAGGAAAAGCTGGTGCTGGCCCGCTTCGACTTCCCGCGCAGCAAGAAAAATAAGCTTCCGGCTGAGCAGACCAAGCTCAATGAGGCGGCGGCCGCGCAATTCAACAAAGAGGGCTCTTTCCCGCTGGTAGTGCTCATTTCGCCGGAAGGCAAGGTGCTGGCTAAAACCGGCTACCGTCCGGGTGGGCCAGCGGCCTATGATGCCTATCTGTCTCAGCTGCTAACTAAACGCTAG
- a CDS encoding DUF3570 domain-containing protein, with the protein MPSSFYSLTQRIMAATLLALLPALVWAQATPTPNRVDGYGAPSTTAPTPPDPSNHGETEVNILSSYYQQDGDHGAVQGGRGTQYLTDLTPTIILNVPLDSVTRVSANVGVDYYASASTDRIDQVLSSPSAHDARYHVDLGYSRQLADKRTIVGVGGGFSKEYDYLSFNITGSWAHASLDGNRELSVAGQAFFDRATLILPAELRTGGGQEHGSGFDTRQSFNLNLVYSQVLTQRLQLAISTELVAQRGLLSTPFHRVYFRETGEALGKAKTERLPRQRYKYPVGLRLNYYATDLVQLRGYYRFYNDNFGITAHTLELETPVKVTPFFVLYPFYRYHTQTAANYFAPYLEHSVFDEFYTSDYDLAGFSAHKAGLGLRYSPVYGLGRFKTPFGGRVAKFKALDLRYAYYRQTTGLTANLISADLSFTMP; encoded by the coding sequence ATGCCCTCCAGCTTCTACTCACTCACTCAGCGCATTATGGCGGCCACGCTCTTGGCACTGCTGCCGGCTCTTGTGTGGGCCCAGGCCACTCCTACGCCCAACCGCGTAGATGGCTACGGCGCCCCCAGCACCACGGCCCCAACCCCACCGGACCCCAGCAACCATGGCGAAACCGAGGTCAATATTCTCTCCAGCTACTACCAGCAGGATGGCGACCATGGGGCCGTGCAGGGCGGCCGGGGCACTCAGTACCTTACCGACCTCACCCCCACCATCATCCTGAATGTGCCGCTTGATTCGGTCACGCGCGTGTCGGCTAACGTGGGCGTCGATTACTACGCTTCGGCCTCTACCGACCGGATTGATCAGGTGCTGTCGTCGCCTTCCGCGCACGATGCCCGCTACCACGTAGACCTGGGCTACTCCCGGCAGCTGGCCGATAAGCGCACTATTGTAGGCGTTGGCGGGGGCTTCTCAAAGGAGTATGATTACCTCTCCTTTAACATTACGGGCTCCTGGGCGCATGCTTCGCTGGATGGCAACCGGGAGCTCAGCGTAGCGGGCCAGGCCTTTTTTGACAGGGCTACCCTGATTTTGCCGGCGGAGCTCCGCACGGGCGGCGGCCAGGAGCACGGTTCGGGCTTCGATACCCGCCAAAGCTTCAACCTGAACCTGGTGTATTCGCAGGTGCTCACCCAGCGCCTGCAGCTGGCCATTAGCACAGAGTTGGTAGCTCAGCGGGGGCTGCTGAGTACGCCCTTCCACCGGGTATATTTCCGCGAGACGGGCGAAGCCCTGGGTAAGGCCAAAACCGAACGCCTGCCCCGCCAGCGCTACAAGTATCCCGTAGGCCTGCGCCTGAACTACTACGCCACCGACCTGGTGCAGCTGCGCGGCTACTACCGCTTCTACAACGACAACTTTGGCATTACGGCGCACACTCTGGAGCTGGAAACGCCCGTGAAAGTGACGCCCTTTTTTGTGCTGTATCCCTTCTACCGCTACCATACCCAAACGGCTGCCAACTACTTCGCGCCCTACTTAGAGCACTCGGTGTTTGATGAGTTTTATACCTCTGATTATGATTTGGCAGGTTTCTCAGCCCATAAAGCAGGCCTAGGCTTGCGCTATTCGCCCGTATATGGCCTGGGGCGGTTTAAAACGCCTTTTGGTGGTCGGGTAGCTAAGTTCAAAGCCCTCGACTTACGCTACGCCTATTACCGGCAAACCACCGGCCTAACCGCCAACCTGATTAGCGCCGACTTATCGTTTACTATGCCATAA
- a CDS encoding alpha-amylase family glycosyl hydrolase, whose translation MTYSELHPNAHLFQLQHPAWAAHASIYEVNIRQYTPEGTFRAFEEHLPRLAAMGITIVWLMPIHPIGQVNRKGTLGSQYAVQDYYGVNPEFGTLDDLRHLVQTAHALGLYVLLDWVANHTSWDNPLAEQHPEWFTKDALGQFVPPVADWHDVIDLDYNQPALRRYMTDALLYWVREADIDGYRCDVAGLVPTDFWDAARQELDQLKPVFMLAEWDELYPSGGLTWAEFNSDTKLLERAFDMTFGLRLHYLLDHIAEGKQPLHDIDVYLAAERAKYPPSVYLMHFTSNHDVNSWDGTEYERLGSNVLPFAVLTCLLPGMPLVYSGQEAALNKRLEFFDKDTIDWRGYPLQDFYTRLLQLKKRHPALHNGQLESRFQRLPSAPDVYAFIRHHGAAAVLVAVNISAEPQTLELPAEAAGNYLDVFSEEQLLLQPNNTLPVPAHGWRVLEKR comes from the coding sequence GTGACCTACTCCGAGCTACACCCAAACGCGCACCTGTTTCAATTGCAGCACCCTGCCTGGGCGGCGCACGCCAGCATTTACGAAGTAAATATCCGGCAATACACGCCCGAGGGCACATTCCGGGCCTTCGAGGAACACCTGCCGCGCTTGGCGGCCATGGGCATCACCATTGTCTGGCTGATGCCCATTCACCCGATTGGGCAGGTGAACCGCAAGGGTACCCTGGGCAGCCAATACGCCGTGCAGGACTACTACGGCGTAAACCCTGAGTTTGGAACGCTAGATGATTTGCGCCACCTCGTGCAGACTGCGCACGCCCTAGGCCTGTATGTGCTGCTCGATTGGGTGGCCAACCATACCAGTTGGGACAACCCACTGGCCGAGCAACACCCCGAGTGGTTCACCAAAGATGCGCTAGGCCAGTTCGTGCCGCCCGTAGCCGATTGGCACGACGTCATCGACCTCGACTACAACCAGCCAGCCCTGCGCCGCTACATGACCGACGCCCTGCTCTACTGGGTGCGCGAGGCCGATATCGACGGTTACCGCTGCGACGTGGCCGGCCTGGTGCCCACCGACTTTTGGGATGCGGCCCGCCAGGAGCTCGACCAGCTGAAACCAGTGTTTATGCTAGCCGAGTGGGATGAGCTCTACCCCTCCGGCGGCCTGACCTGGGCGGAGTTTAACAGCGACACCAAGCTACTGGAGCGCGCCTTCGACATGACGTTTGGCCTGCGCCTGCACTACCTCCTCGACCATATTGCTGAGGGAAAGCAGCCCCTCCACGATATCGATGTGTACCTAGCCGCCGAGCGCGCCAAGTACCCGCCCAGCGTGTACCTCATGCACTTCACCAGCAACCACGACGTGAATAGCTGGGACGGTACTGAGTACGAGCGCTTGGGCTCCAACGTACTGCCATTTGCCGTACTTACCTGCCTGCTCCCTGGTATGCCCTTAGTGTACTCAGGCCAGGAGGCAGCCCTAAACAAGCGACTGGAGTTCTTCGACAAGGATACCATTGACTGGCGAGGCTACCCACTCCAGGATTTCTACACCCGCCTGCTCCAGCTCAAAAAGCGCCACCCCGCCCTGCACAACGGCCAGCTAGAAAGCCGTTTCCAACGCCTGCCCTCCGCCCCCGATGTGTATGCCTTCATCCGCCACCACGGCGCAGCGGCAGTATTGGTAGCCGTAAACATCAGTGCAGAGCCACAAACGCTGGAGCTGCCAGCAGAAGCGGCCGGAAACTACCTCGACGTTTTCAGCGAAGAGCAACTTCTACTCCAGCCTAACAACACCCTGCCCGTACCCGCTCATGGCTGGCGGGTGCTGGAGAAACGGTAA
- a CDS encoding DUF4266 domain-containing protein → MILPTVFSPRVRVVLGGLLLVGSSGLSSCVSVAAYQKMYLNDEDMKLANKRIEVYETNFESYREGAGGANGGKVGGGCGCN, encoded by the coding sequence ATGATACTCCCTACTGTTTTTTCTCCGCGGGTGCGGGTGGTGCTGGGCGGGCTGCTGCTCGTGGGCAGCAGTGGCCTCAGCAGCTGCGTATCGGTGGCGGCCTACCAAAAAATGTATCTCAACGATGAGGACATGAAGCTGGCCAACAAGCGCATTGAGGTATACGAAACCAACTTCGAGAGCTACCGCGAAGGCGCCGGCGGGGCCAATGGCGGTAAAGTAGGCGGCGGCTGCGGCTGCAATTAA
- a CDS encoding class I SAM-dependent methyltransferase, translating into MPAPDVTHYIGDELTLFEKATNWKSYYGNKLKPHLKGRVLEVGAGIGGTTLSLCDGTQADWLCVEPDADLAANIQDLLNSGQLPACCRLHTGLLADLPATDLYNAILYIDVIEHIEHDAAELARAYEHLAPGGVLLIIVPAHQWLFSPFDKAIGHFRRYSRTSLLRVMPPQSKILQASYLDSVGMLASTANKLLLKQSNPTLKQIKFWDTMMVPISRFTDKLLLHNFGKSVLVIAQKS; encoded by the coding sequence ATGCCTGCACCAGACGTTACCCACTATATCGGTGATGAGTTAACGCTTTTTGAAAAAGCCACCAACTGGAAGAGCTACTACGGCAATAAACTCAAGCCCCATTTAAAAGGACGTGTACTGGAGGTAGGAGCCGGCATTGGCGGCACCACCCTCTCCCTGTGCGATGGCACCCAAGCCGACTGGCTTTGCGTGGAGCCCGATGCAGACCTCGCGGCCAATATTCAGGACCTGCTGAACTCTGGGCAGCTGCCCGCCTGCTGCCGCCTGCACACTGGCCTACTCGCCGATTTGCCCGCCACTGATCTGTACAATGCCATTCTTTACATTGATGTGATTGAGCACATTGAGCACGATGCTGCTGAGCTGGCCAGGGCCTATGAGCACCTGGCACCCGGTGGCGTACTGCTTATTATTGTGCCGGCTCACCAGTGGCTGTTCAGCCCGTTTGACAAAGCTATTGGTCACTTCCGCCGGTACTCGCGGACCTCTTTGCTCCGCGTAATGCCGCCTCAGAGCAAAATTCTGCAGGCTTCTTATCTGGATAGCGTGGGCATGCTGGCTTCTACCGCCAACAAGCTGCTGCTGAAGCAAAGCAACCCCACGCTAAAGCAGATCAAGTTCTGGGATACAATGATGGTGCCCATCTCCCGCTTCACGGATAAGCTGCTGCTGCACAATTTTGGAAAATCGGTGCTGGTAATTGCCCAGAAGAGCTGA
- a CDS encoding DUF983 domain-containing protein, protein MQKTDSTFLAMLEQKCPRCHQGPLFSTSAFNVTKFADMPEGCPVCGQRYEPEPGFYWGAMYITFAFSTAIMLVVGFLVYFLLHDPDTWVYVSAVAFFAVILTPLSLRYSRTLMLYLFGGVRYQPERANRSASGATTSS, encoded by the coding sequence ATGCAAAAGACCGATTCTACGTTCCTGGCTATGCTGGAGCAGAAATGCCCTCGCTGCCACCAAGGGCCCTTGTTTTCTACCAGTGCCTTCAACGTAACGAAGTTTGCCGATATGCCCGAGGGCTGCCCCGTGTGCGGGCAGCGCTACGAGCCCGAGCCTGGCTTTTACTGGGGAGCCATGTATATCACCTTCGCCTTTTCTACCGCCATTATGCTGGTAGTGGGCTTTCTGGTATACTTCCTCCTCCACGACCCCGACACCTGGGTGTATGTGTCAGCGGTGGCTTTTTTTGCTGTTATCCTTACCCCACTCAGCCTGCGCTACTCCCGCACTCTAATGCTGTATCTGTTTGGAGGAGTGCGCTATCAGCCGGAACGCGCCAACCGCTCCGCGAGCGGGGCTACTACCTCTTCATAG
- a CDS encoding DinB family protein, whose product MHQLLTAQYDLVRSARGVLLAYCATLAPADFMAPLPDFNHSSIRDVLVHGAATYQHWLVNVALGQSGPLPDAATVPDVAAAGQLYAQADELVADFLEHFQGQWQTEYSWRVPHRAEPVLLTPLALFTHVITHEFHHKGQVLSMSRQLGYTPIDTDVVRT is encoded by the coding sequence ATGCACCAGCTTCTCACTGCCCAATACGACCTAGTCAGGAGTGCCCGCGGAGTTTTGTTGGCCTATTGCGCCACCCTGGCTCCAGCTGATTTTATGGCTCCTCTTCCGGACTTCAACCACAGTAGCATCCGTGATGTATTGGTGCATGGAGCTGCCACCTACCAGCACTGGCTTGTGAATGTGGCCCTCGGCCAGTCGGGGCCACTGCCTGATGCTGCCACAGTGCCGGATGTAGCTGCCGCAGGCCAGTTGTATGCACAGGCAGATGAGCTGGTTGCAGACTTTCTGGAACACTTTCAAGGTCAGTGGCAAACGGAGTATTCCTGGCGGGTGCCGCACCGCGCTGAGCCAGTGCTGCTAACGCCGTTGGCGCTTTTCACGCACGTAATAACGCATGAGTTTCACCACAAAGGCCAGGTCCTGAGCATGAGCCGGCAGCTGGGCTATACCCCCATTGATACCGACGTAGTGCGCACCTAA